From Verrucomicrobia bacterium S94, the proteins below share one genomic window:
- a CDS encoding sulfatase, translating into MKTGLLMTLSLAISWSVLASDTRPNIVVIMTDDSGYTDLGCFGSEIDTPNIDKLADSGIRLSNFYTNGRCSPTRASLLSGLDCAKVGFGGGVVGDWVREMPYPAHRGRLPYDTPLLPELLKEAGYRTLMSGKWHLGGSLMKLKPQRQEVWKQYHEGWELTEEEIEQDFLGLPLQRGFDEYFGLYGAQDNLFYVPGQHHVIMEGNEIAKLNYDREYTMHCFSKRKDLPYTVNHGKTGKAWYDTDGVTDRAIEMISDASGKDKEPFFLYVAYRAPHKPLQAPEELVQKYLKKYEDIRAVEAARAEGLKAQKLCPPDIEYKKAWYDPKKEDEFRLQMAIHAAMIEKVDENVGRLVESLKEKGELNNTLILYFSDNGNAAHLDSMFNTPYRGVKALLWEGGCKTHFIASWPGRIKPGTISHEQVWVADILPTCLELAGTEYPETFRGRKTEKLPSRSMLPVLEGKKRKPAEYLFFNDKGQQSVIWQGRWKLLIEPGWFTMTRDVPGIAYELYDLENDPSEQNNLADVRPEIVAMLEKKCNAWIREQGIVEYGKLLELRPGDNK; encoded by the coding sequence ATGAAAACCGGCCTGTTAATGACGTTATCTCTGGCAATCAGCTGGAGTGTACTTGCTTCGGATACGCGTCCGAATATCGTGGTGATCATGACCGATGATTCGGGGTACACGGATCTGGGATGTTTCGGTAGTGAAATTGATACGCCGAATATCGATAAGCTGGCTGATTCAGGTATTCGGCTGAGTAATTTTTATACGAATGGCCGCTGCAGTCCGACGCGTGCTTCGCTGCTTTCCGGGCTGGATTGCGCCAAAGTCGGTTTCGGCGGCGGTGTGGTGGGTGACTGGGTTCGCGAAATGCCGTATCCGGCACATCGAGGTCGGCTTCCGTATGATACGCCGCTGCTTCCTGAGCTGCTGAAAGAGGCCGGTTACCGTACGCTGATGTCCGGTAAGTGGCATTTGGGCGGAAGTCTGATGAAGCTGAAACCGCAGCGGCAGGAAGTCTGGAAACAGTACCATGAAGGCTGGGAATTGACTGAGGAGGAGATTGAACAGGATTTCCTCGGACTCCCGCTTCAGCGTGGGTTTGATGAATATTTCGGTCTCTACGGAGCTCAGGATAATCTCTTTTATGTGCCGGGTCAGCATCATGTGATCATGGAAGGTAATGAAATTGCCAAACTGAATTATGACCGGGAATACACGATGCACTGCTTTTCCAAACGCAAAGATCTGCCTTATACGGTGAATCATGGAAAAACCGGAAAGGCGTGGTATGACACCGATGGGGTAACGGATAGGGCGATTGAAATGATTTCGGATGCATCCGGTAAAGATAAGGAACCTTTTTTCCTGTATGTGGCCTATCGGGCTCCGCACAAACCGCTCCAGGCTCCGGAGGAACTGGTGCAGAAATATCTCAAAAAGTATGAGGATATCCGTGCGGTTGAAGCCGCCCGTGCTGAAGGTTTGAAAGCGCAGAAGCTCTGTCCGCCGGATATCGAATATAAAAAAGCCTGGTATGATCCGAAAAAGGAAGACGAATTCCGTCTGCAGATGGCCATTCATGCGGCGATGATTGAAAAGGTGGATGAAAATGTAGGGCGTCTGGTTGAATCGCTGAAGGAAAAGGGCGAGCTGAACAACACGCTGATTCTCTATTTTTCCGATAACGGGAATGCGGCGCATCTGGACAGCATGTTCAATACGCCGTATCGGGGGGTTAAAGCCCTGTTGTGGGAAGGGGGATGTAAAACGCACTTCATTGCCTCATGGCCGGGCCGAATTAAACCGGGAACCATTTCTCATGAACAGGTCTGGGTGGCGGATATTCTGCCGACCTGTCTGGAGCTTGCCGGAACGGAATATCCGGAAACCTTCCGGGGCAGGAAAACGGAAAAACTGCCCAGTCGCAGCATGCTGCCGGTGCTGGAAGGTAAAAAACGTAAGCCTGCTGAGTATCTGTTCTTTAATGACAAGGGACAGCAGAGTGTTATCTGGCAGGGCCGATGGAAACTGCTGATTGAGCCGGGCTGGTTCACCATGACCCGTGATGTGCCTGGTATTGCATATGAACTCTACGATCTTGAAAACGATCCGTCGGAACAGAACAATCTTGCGGATGTCCGGCCGGAAATCGTGGCGATGCTGGAGAAAAAATGCAATGCCTGGATCAGGGAACAGGGTATTGTTGAATATGGGAAACTGCTTGAGCTGCGCCCCGGCGATAACAAGTAG
- a CDS encoding glycoside hydrolase — translation MTLKNDTGLLLLFLAAGFVTKAADQMNAFPFLIPEEKPERPLSAAVERAYDEYGGFRPEAQELYSQFRYTELKGFDYNGGDGTVSRRDPSKVIFANGKYYVWYTRRATGHRPVGMARAREATDVIPSADWDLADIYYAVSEDGFVWEEQGVAVPRPPKPQPGWRSVTTTDILEWEGKYYLYYQAFMEASGTRGDFCPVAVSWADSPDGPWTPYGRVVIPNGGEGEWDQFSIHDPYPLVHDGKIYLYYKSDFDKRPEFSPSKVRMQGLAIAEHPLGPFKKHPLNPVINSGHETTLFPFKEGVAALVIKDGMERNTIQYAEDWVNFKVVAHVEMMPVAAGPFVPDAFSDTKDGRGITWGISHFTHVGVGEGKNHSILVRFDCDLSRDVHDPEMKGHFLRYSPEYHYKHGLSGRQRERIETENRRILSGESRN, via the coding sequence ATGACTTTAAAAAATGATACTGGATTATTGCTGCTGTTTCTGGCGGCAGGTTTCGTGACGAAGGCTGCAGATCAGATGAACGCTTTTCCTTTTCTTATTCCGGAGGAAAAGCCGGAACGGCCGCTAAGTGCGGCTGTGGAACGGGCTTATGATGAATACGGAGGATTCCGTCCGGAAGCGCAGGAGCTCTATTCTCAGTTCAGATATACCGAGCTGAAGGGCTTTGATTACAACGGCGGCGACGGGACAGTATCCCGACGCGATCCGTCCAAGGTGATTTTTGCCAATGGAAAATACTATGTCTGGTATACGCGCCGCGCAACGGGTCACAGACCTGTGGGCATGGCGCGGGCCCGGGAGGCCACGGATGTTATTCCGTCGGCTGACTGGGATCTGGCGGATATTTATTATGCCGTTTCGGAGGATGGTTTTGTCTGGGAGGAGCAGGGGGTAGCTGTGCCGCGGCCGCCGAAACCGCAACCCGGCTGGCGGTCAGTTACGACGACCGATATTCTCGAATGGGAAGGAAAATATTATCTTTATTATCAGGCTTTTATGGAGGCGAGTGGAACCCGTGGCGATTTCTGCCCGGTCGCGGTATCCTGGGCCGATTCGCCGGATGGACCCTGGACACCGTATGGCAGGGTGGTGATTCCGAACGGAGGAGAAGGCGAGTGGGATCAGTTTTCCATTCACGACCCCTATCCGCTGGTGCATGACGGGAAAATTTATCTGTATTACAAAAGCGATTTCGATAAGCGTCCGGAGTTTTCCCCATCCAAAGTACGCATGCAGGGGCTGGCGATTGCAGAGCATCCACTGGGACCGTTTAAAAAACATCCGCTGAATCCGGTGATTAATTCGGGGCATGAAACGACGCTGTTTCCCTTTAAGGAAGGGGTTGCCGCGCTGGTGATTAAAGATGGTATGGAACGGAATACCATTCAGTATGCAGAGGATTGGGTGAATTTTAAGGTGGTTGCACATGTGGAAATGATGCCGGTGGCGGCCGGACCGTTTGTGCCGGATGCTTTTTCCGACACAAAGGACGGTCGAGGTATTACGTGGGGGATTTCCCATTTTACCCATGTGGGTGTGGGGGAGGGTAAAAATCATTCCATTCTGGTGCGTTTCGACTGCGACCTGAGCCGGGATGTGCATGATCCGGAGATGAAAGGTCATTTTCTGAGATACAGTCCGGAATATCATTACAAGCATGGGCTATCCGGACGGCAGCGTGAAAGAATTGAAACAGAGAACCGCCGGATATTGTCCGGGGAAAGCCGGAATTAG